The genomic region GATGGTCGGCGCCCAGCAGCTGGCGGGCGGAGTCGCAGACCTGCTGTAGCAGCTGCAGTGCCTCGGTGCTGCGCGACAGCGCCTGCAGCACCGTCGCCAGGAGATGAGCCGTCGCCAGCGTTTTGGGGTGACAGAACCCGTAGAGACGTGTCCTGGAATCCAGGACACGTCGGCATTCGTCGTGAGCCTGTTGCATCAGACCCAGGTCGTGCAGGACGCAGGCGTGATTGTGGCGAGTGGTGGCGGTGCTGGGATGGTCTTCGCCGAACTGCTGCAGCCGGATCGTGAGCAGCGCATGGTATTCCTGCCGGGCTGCCTCCAGATCGCCCCGGTCGTGCAGGACGCGTGCCAGCTCGTGTCGCGCTGCGAGCGCGTTCGAGTCCTGCTGTCCTCCGGTGCGCAACCGCGCCCGGTAGACGCATCGCAGATGGTCTTCGGCCCCGTCCAGACGCCCCATGTCGTGCAGAAGCCTGCCGAGCTCATGGCGGGCGATGAGCGTGTCGTGATGTTCCGTGCCGCAGATGCGATCCAGGGAGCTCCACACCTGCAGTCGCAAGGGTTCAGCGTCGTGCAGTGCGCCTAGGTCGTGCAGGATGGAGGCGAGATTGTGTCGGGTGGTGATGGTCTCCACATGATCCGGACCTAGCACCTCACAGCGAATGTCCAGCACCCGTTTGAAGCCGCTCCGGGCTTGGGCGAACAGTCCCTGGGTCTGGAGGTAGCGGGCGGCGAGTTCCGCAGCATCGGCGCAGACTGTCCGCTGAGGGACGGACAATTGGGGGAGACCGTCTCCGGCGTGTTGCAGCAGATCGAGTGCGTGCGGTGTCAAGGCCGCCCATGCGGACCAGGACTTTGGGTCTTCCGGGGGGAGGCGTACCTCGTCCAGCCGCAGGGCTTGCTCTATCAGCGTGACAGCGGTGGTGGTCTCGGCACGGGCGATGTCCCGAATCAGCGGATGCAGTCTCACGCAGGGCAGCCCTCCATTTGTTGCGGATAGGTCTAGAGGATCTACTAACCCCAGTGCGGCAAGTTCGCGCAGCGTGCGCCACAGTGTCGTTCCGTCCAGATCGGCAAGGCCAGGCAGGACGGCCGACACTTTCGCCGGCCGCAGCAGCAGCGTGTATGGAATCGGCGCCTCACCGAAGGCGGACAGCACCGTCAGCAGCCGTCCTGCGTGAGCGAAACCCATCTGATGCAGCAACTCGATCGACATCTGCCAGGCATGGGCGATCACCCGCGCCGGATTGAGGCTGCTGCCGTGCTTGTTGAGTACCTGGTGGTAGGTGGCGAAGTCCAGGGGCATGCCCGCTTCCCTGAGGGCTTCCGGCATCGTGTTGACTTCCGCCAGATAGGAGCCGGCCATCGACAGCGCCAAAGGCAGGCCGCCCAGCCGTCTCCCCAGTGCCTTGGCCGCCTGCACCGTCCCGGCGTGATTACCAGCGTGGTCCAGTAGAACCTGCGCAGCATCGTCGGGCGCCAGGGGGCCCACTGGGTGCAGAACTGCGGCCCCGCCCCACCAGCGAGCCACCCCGTAACGGGTGGCCACCACGACCATCCCGTCGTTACAGGCATGCGGGCGCAGCCAACCTGTCCCCGCGGCCAGCCGGCCGGGGCCGTCCAGCACGGTGAGATCTTCCGCATTGTCCACGATCAGCAGCCAGGGCCGAGTCGAGGCATTCAGCCTCTCCCATAAAGCATCTGCAGCGGCCTCGCCGACCTCGTCCTCGTCCAGACCCGTGTGCCGCGCCACCACCCGCATCCCGGCTACAAACGTTGCCGCGTGGCGGGCATCCACCCACCACACCCGACGAGGGCCAGTCCTGGAGAGCCGATACACCAGCTCCAGGGCGATGGCCGTCTTGCCGCTGCCGCTGATTCCGTGCAGCACGTGCATACGGCCATCGCTGCGTCCCGCGCACAGATGCAGGAGCTTCTCAACCAACTGCTCCCGCCCTCGCAGTGGGTAGCGCTGATCGCGTTCCGCCACTGGTGGTGCCACGGTCACAGCCGTCCGCTCACCCGGCGTCGCTGCGGACACCACCAACTGGGCGACGTCCATTCTCCCGGCCGCCACGGAGCCGAGCTGAGCGATCACCTGGGCCGTCGAGCCTGCGGTGGGGACAGGAATTACGGTTGCGGCCGGTGGGGAAAAGGGGGCGTGAGGTGAACCCCGCCGTCTACTCGAACCACGCCACCTGCCACCGAGCCACCCTCCGCTGTCACCGACACATCGCCTCCCGCCACCAGGCCGCCCGCACCGGCCTGGTGCCCGGGCAGCTGAGGTGACGTACCGGCAGATGCAACGAGCTCACGCAGTTCGGTGACGACCTGCTCACGCTCATCCGGACGCAGAGTCTGCAGGAACACCTCCCAGCGTGTCTGCCATACACCTTGCCAGTAGAGGCGTTGTCGCTCGAGGTCTCCCTCGCCTGTCACGCCGGCTTCCGTTTGATCGAGACGGATCAGCTCAGCCTGATGCTGCTCGGAGTCCCCTCCGCCCAGCATCTGGGCAGCGCGCTCTCGAACACTTCTCCAGGCATCGGTGCCTGCGGCCTGTACGACCGCCAGGCCACCTGCCGTCGCTAAGGCCGCGATCGACTCAGCTAACACACGCCCCCCAATGCGATATGAATATCCCGTTCCGCATACACGTTCGTTGGCCATTGCTAGTCGTCGGGTGATGCTCCATCAAATACTTCCGCTAAATCTGCCCTGTCACCCCTCCCATTTCCACCCCCAGGCAAGGGGTCATAGTGGACGGTGACCGTGCTGTGCAACCACTCACGAGGACCGATGTTCACCTGATCACGGAGTGTGACATCGGAAAGGTCACGGCCACCAGGTGGGACGTGTAGGGTCCGAGTCTGGCCGACGAAGGCCCGCTGCCTGACAGGCAGAAACCCCTCAACAGCCTGGTGCACAACCGAAGGAGGCCTGGCCTTGAGCCGCCGGCGGGCCGAGCAGCGCCGCGACGACGACCCTCAACGCACACATATGCGGCTGCAGTACAAGAGTCTCGTCGTTCCTCTGCAGTTCTACCTGTTCGTCAAGTGTGCAGCCCTGCACCTCGACCCCCGCAAAGTCGCCGACGAAGCCTGGATTTTGGCCTTCTCTGAGCCCCACAGCCTCCGCGGCTACCGTGCCCTGCGCGAGAGGGCGGACGGCATCGTCCAAGAGCGCATCGACGCTGGCGTTGACACGCGGGACGCCGACTACTCCCTGGTGCAAGTGTTCGACGCCTACTTCAAGGGCAAGTACCTCGCGCTGCGCGAAGGCCTGCAGGTGCTGGATGAACTGCCCCTTGACGACCGGCGGGCATACCAGGCGAAGCTTCTCGATCTCCTCGCCAATGAAAACGTCGCAGCGGTCATGGGAGCAGCCGTTTTCGAGAACCGAGAACGCGAGAGGGAAAAACTCGCTAACTTGGCAGGAGCGAACCACGATCTCAGCGTGCTCGAGTCGTTCTTCGCCGACGTGAGGGGGAAGCGCTAATGACGATCAAGACCAATGATGATCTCGTCGTCCGGCTCTACCGATCCTACGTAAGGCTCAAGCACGACGTCCGCGCCGATGACGATCTCGACCGACGCTTCGAACACGCACTAGACGCCGTTGAAACCCAACTCGCCACGCGTCACCCCCATCGCACATGGCGTCCCCGCCACCGTCGTTCCCGTCTTGCTGGCAGCGCCCGCTCCGCTCCGCACCGCCGCACTGCCATCACGACGTCTGCGGTCACCCTTTGCACCACGATTGGCGGCGTGCTGCAAGGCGCAGTAGGAGCGGTGATCTCCCTCAGTGTCAGCCTGCTTTTAGCTTGTACAGTGGCCGTGATCCAGCACGGCCCTGCCCGTCACGACTGACCGTCCGCTCATTCAGAACCGCTCGCGTGGCAGGATGGCTGGCCTCCGGTGCTGACATGCAGTGCCGATAACTGTCTGTCCCGTGAATGATCTACAGCGTGCCGACTGGTCTCGCTACTCCGTCATGAGAGCGGCGGATGCGGCGCGGGCGTGCTCGGGTAGGTGGTAGCGCGCGAAGAGACCCGTGGCGGCGACCGCGGCCGCCAGCTTCGTTGCGGTCGGCCGGTGCCTGCTGGCGCCCCGGGTCGATGCCGCAAGACCCACGCGCTGCCGGGTCGTCGGGTGTGGCGCTAACACCCCGGCAGTTGGCAGCCCCTGCCAGGGCTTGGCCCGACTCCCCACGACTGCCTGCCGGCTGGCTGATCCGCCGCACCACCTCACCGGTTGCCGCCGTGCGGAAGAAGACACCTGCTCAGAACCTCATTGCGCTTGTACGGTTCCAGCCGCGCCTCGTTGCGCATCAATGCCGTGCACCTGGTCGGCGCGATCGTCGGCAGCAGGCCGATACGTCACCTACGGCCGTCTGCTCGCCGTGATCCCTCCTCGCCGTCGCGGCTGATGCCGTCGCCGCCCCGTGGTGCCGGCTCCTTGCTGAGGACACCGCTCACCTGCTCGTCGCCGAAGGTGTTACCGGGCTCTGGCGGCCGCCCCCAGTCGAGGACGTGCAGGCCCGTGCTGTGGACGAGGAGCGGGTCCAGGCCGAGGAGCTGGATGGGGGAGTGGCCGTGGCGCTGCAGCCATGCGCGGCGGCGGCGTTGTTCTGTGCTGCTCAGTTTGTGCCAGTAATCGTGGTGTACTCCTGGAGTGCCGGGGTGTTCGTTGGCCCAGGCGCGGACGAGGGCGGTTTCGTCGGGCGCGGTGTGCAGGGTGATCAGGGCCCATGCGGTGTCATACGGCAGGGCCGGTCCGTGCTGGGCCATGAGCCGGCGGGTGCGCAGTTGCCGCAGAGGTGCCAAAAGCCATCGTGTGGTGCGGTAATTCATGTCGGCGTGCTCCCGGGGTCGTCGCGTTGCTGCCAGCGGGCGGCGGTGTCTTTGAGGTCGTGGTGACCCAGGGCGTGCAGGGTCTGGGTGAGGGCTTGTAGGAAGATCTCGCGCTGCTGTGGGGTGTGCAGAGCGGTGATAAACCGGTCGGTGAAGTGCCTGATGTCGCCGCGCAGATCGTCCTGTGCGGGGTCATGCGGCAGCGGCAGACCTTCTAGTGCGTCTGTCAGTTCCTTGAGCTCGCTGAGTCGGTCGGGGAATTCGGCGATCCACCACACCCTTCTCAGGTCTGGGTCGGCGAGCACGCGCTGCAGATGGGCCAGACGGCGCATCTGCAGCGCGTCCTCCAGGTCCAAAGTTTGTTGCCGGCGCGCATGTTCGGCGGCCAAGTCACGGTCGCGTGCCGTGGCGGTCAGCTGAACCGAGCCAGCTACCTCCAGGCCGGGGATGGGGTGGCTCCACCGCATCAGGGCGGTGTTGGCTGCGTCCTGGGCTGCGCCGAGATCGAGGACGGAGTACTGGCACAGCAGGCGGGTGGCCTGCTGGCGCAGGTGGTGGCGCGCGAGCGCGGCAGGGTCGTGGTGATCTGCCGGATCGGCGTGCGTCCGGCGCCATGCACCGTCGACGCGCACGGTGAAGAAGACGCTGGTGATGCAGCTGGCCATCCGCTCGTCGTTCATGACGAGCGGATGTGCCCCTTGGGTCTCGGCCGCATCGAGGGCGGCAGTTGCGGTTGTGCGGCGCCAGGGGAGGATGCTCACGCGGCCGTGACGATGGCGTCGTTGCCGGGCTCTGCGGCGGATCCGGGCTCCGCGGGGGAGGCCGTGTGCTGGGAGATCAGCAGGTCGAGCAGCAGCCTGCGCCGCATCCTGCCCAGGTCAGAACTGCCGGAGGAGCCAACCAGCAGTTCGGCTGCGCCCCGCTGGCCGAGATGGCCGTGCAGCACCGCCGCTGCCAGAGGCAGGACCTGGTCGTCGGACAACCGGGGGGAGTCCAGCCATGCGGCCAGACGCGCATGGGCCGTCCCAGCCGCATTGGGGTCCTGCAGTGCTGCCCGCCAGCCGCGGACGAACAACTCACCGGCGAGCGTGTCGGCGGCGTCTTCGCCTGTTTCCCGCGCTGCGAGCACCGGGAGAAGGGTGTCGCAGGCGATGTCGGTGAGGGCGAGAAACGTGTCTGTTCCGGCCTCGCGGACATCGCTGTCGGCGGCCTCGGCCCAGCCGACGATTTCCGACAGCACCAGGATGCGCTGTTCAGGAGTGCTCGCCAGACGGCGTACCGCCTCGGCTACCGCCTCGCGGGCCAGGCCGTCGCTGCGCGAGGCCAGCAGACGCAGCCGGGTCAGCGCGATGCGCGGATACGTCTGTCCCAGACGGCCGGCGCAGATATCGGCGACTGCCGTGGCGAGTTCCTTGCTGGTGCCCTTTTGATGGGCCCAGTCGTACAGCTGCTTGCGGACACCTGCGCCCGTCACCGGGTGGAGCGCCATTGTTTCCAGGACCTCAACGGCCAGCTCCCTGTGCGCGGAGCGGCCCGTGGCGATCCAGTCGCTCGCCACCAACTGCACCACCGAGCCGCCGGGCAGCAAGGACAGCTGCACCAGGCAGTCGGCGATGCGACGCAGATGGCGTACGGCGACCCCGTTGGGTGCGCTGATGTGCGAGGCCCACTGCAGCAGTACCCGGCGCAGCTGCGGCCGCTGCCGCCACACGTACTTCAGGACCGCTTCGGGCAGTCCGTGCTGCCGGGCCTCGAGCGAGAGCGCCTCGTCGTCGTCCTGTGAGGCCTTGATGGCGTGGAGCCGTTCGTCCAGGCCCCGGCCGGCCAGCGCGCCACCAGGCGGCAGAACGCCGCCGACCTCCGCGAAGAGCCGGTCCGCAGCATCCAGCACGACGTCAGCCGGCACACCTTCCAGCAGGGCGGCGGCAATCAGGAGCGCTCGCTCACGCAGGTCTTCCGGATTCGAATGCTTTTCGAACCACTTCTGCAGATGGTCCTGCCAGTCGGTGAACTCCTGCTTGACCGCGTCCCGGTTGTCTTCGCCAGCCTGAGCGACCAGCAGGGCCAGACGAGCGGCGTCGGACGGCTCAGCCGATTGGGCGAGCAGCGCGTCCAGGGGAGCACTGGACAGCCAGTCCACCCGGTCGGCTGCGAGGTGCCGCAGGTGGGCCTTGGCGATCTCGGTCGCCGGCGGGCGGATCATGCGCACACTGGGCACGGTCGCCAGCGTCCCGGGATTCCAGCCTTCCGGGGTCGCCAGGATAACCAGGAAGGCTTCGGCTGCTTCGGCTTCCTGCTGGTAGTCGGCGAGCCCGGTGTAGAAGCCCTCGTCCAGCCCACGGCAGGCCGTCAGATCCAAGACGAACCCGTGCCCCTTGGTGTGGGGAAGCTGCTCCGTGCGCGGCCGGTCCCAGTCCAGGACCAGCCAGCGGATCCGTTCCCGGGGCACCCCCACACTGTGCAGCACGCGCAGCGCGGCTGCGCGCCGGCCCGTGCCCGTCTCCCCGAGCAGCACCAGCACGTGGCGCCTGCCGTGCGGACGGTTCAGCATACTCACGGCGTGCGCCACCTGCCCGGAACCGTTGCTGCCCAGGGCATCGACAAACGCGTTCTCCACGAGGTCCATCTCGCGGTCAGCCATCCCGACCCCGCGCAGGTACTCCCAGCCGCGCACGTACCGGTGGTGGTGTTCCTCGTAGTCGCGACCGACCTGCGTCACGCGTGCGCGGCCGGACGCCTCGGCCTGCTGGACGGGCACCGCCTCGATGATGTCCGGCCCGCTCATGACTGCTCCTGACCGGTGATGTAGTCGCCGCCGACCTGCACCAGCCGCGCCTTGCCGCTGGCTTTCCCCTTCTGCCTCACACTGGACTTGCGCTCCTTGGCCTCCCGGCCCTTCGCGGCCTGCTGCGCGGCGGAATCCAGCGGCTCGCGTGGTGCTGCATCGCCACTCCTGGCGAGGTAGGCACTGATCACGGAGGGCACCAGCCCCGGGACGAACAGCCAGCATGTCTCCTCGAAGCCGGGCTTGCCGTCCACGCGGGCAGTGGCCTTGAGGAACTGGCGTTCCGTGAGAGCGGGCGTGCGGCCGGCGCGTACGGTACGGCGGAACACGGCGTCCGACACGGCAGCAGCCAAGAGGGCGCCATGGTCCATCGCAGCGGCCAGGGCGTCGCGGACTGCGTCACTGTCGACGAGCCGGCAGGCATCGACGGCGGCGTCACCGCGGTGCTCCGGCGGTGTCAGCGGCCCGACGTGCACGCTCGCCCGCAGCCGGATCCGAGGGGCGCTGGCCAGCCGCGTCTGGTCGTAGCGCTCGAGCGCCTGGCCGAGGTGGCCGAGGAAGGGATCGACCAGCCGCGCTGCGTGCCGGGCGGGCAGCACGAAGATGGCACCGTCCCCCCGGTCCTTGTAGGCACTGTCGAGCGGGGTGATGCTTTCGATCCGGCTCTGTGCGAACACGGTGGCCAAGATGTCGTCCAGATCGGTGCGGGTGGGCGCCATCTTCGCCTCGGGGATCTGGCTGTATTCCTTCATGTCGACGACCAGGAGGGCGTGCTCCGGCGGTACATCGACAGCGTCGGGCGGGACAGGAGAAGTCACGGGTCACCGGCCTTTGGGTCGCGGGAAGTTGCGGTGGCGCCCATGCTGGCCGTGCCCGGGCCCAGGTGGTGCCCAGCAGTGGGCACGGTGCCGGTGTGGTCGGTCACCTGTGGGCGTGCGCGTGTGACTGGATGGAGGTGAGGTCGCGGATGAGGAGCCCGCCGGCAGCCTCCGTGGCCAGCCACCCCCGCTCGCGCCACGGTTTGAGCGCCGTTCCCACGGCATTGCGGGACGCGCCGATCATCTGTGACAGCTCTGTCTGGGTCAGACGCACCACGTGCTCGGCGTGGCCTGCGGATGCGGCATGCATGAGGCGGCCCAGAGCCGAGGCCAGACGCACAGGAACCGGCGCGGTGGCCAGCTCGAGCCGTACCGTCTCCGCTTCGCGGACCCGGGCGATGGCGTGACGCAGCAGCGGAGTCAGCAGCCCGTGCGAGTCGACGAAGCCAAGAAAGTCAACGGCCGGGATGACGTGCACCCGGCAGTCCTCCGCAGCGATGACCGACGCGGTGCGCGGCTGGTCGTCCAGGACGGCCAGCTCGCCCAGCAGCTCTCCTGCGCCGCGCACCGCCAGCAGCGTCCGCTCCCCGTGCAGCCCGGTCAGGGTCACCAGGGTGGATCCGGAAGCCAGCAGGATGACATGCGTGCCGGGATCCCCCTGCCGCAGCAGCACACTTCTGGCCGGACGCATACGAACAGGGGCCAAGTCACGTAACCGGGACCATAAACGCTCACCGATGACCGCAGCATGCGGCTGATACATACTTCCCCCGAGTGTGGCGGCCGTCACGCCGCGATACTCTCAAGCGGCGTGTAAGCGATCAACAACCCAATTCCGGCCAACGTAACGGCGGCTGCAATGAGATCGGCAGCCCGCCTGACAGTGCGGAACTTCCGGCCCGCCAAAGCCGTGAACAGCGCCAGTCGTTCGGCCTCGGCTCGCGCAGGCCCGTCAACGCTCATGGCCGCCACGGCCGACAAGACCTCCTCGGACCGGCTGCAGTCCACAGCCTCCCGCGCGAAAACCCTGAGCCGGCCGCCCCGCGGCAGAACGGGACGAATCGCGGACAAAGCCGCTATAAGCGATAGGCCAAGTAAAACGGCAACGCCCGCCAGGACAGCGGTCAACAAAGCCCCAGCACTGGGCAGAGCCGACACAGCTGCAGCGTCGACGGCCAGCAAACCACCAGCCACGCCACACAAGGCCGCCGCCTTAGTGTCCGCCCGCTGCACCTCGGTGAACATCTCAGCAGCCTTGGCCTCAAGCCAGCCACGGCCCACCAGGCCCGTCGAACCGAAGTCCTCGCCGATGTCAGGCACGTAGCTCCTCCTTCAGGCCCTGCGCCGCCGCTTTCCGTACCCGTTCACCGTGCACGAACCCCGTCAGCCGAAGCGCCCACTGCAGGGCACCGCGCATGCTGAACCCGTCACAGCCACAGCGCGTCCCCCGGTCAAGCAGCACCACTCGACGGTCAGTGACACCTCAGGTGCACCCTCCGGTACCTGCGGTGTCCTGACGTCGGCCCACTACCGGCCACGGTCGCCCCCCAGCAGCCTTCACCGCGACACCCCGCACCCCACCGGGCGCACGCGGACGATGCCCTCACCCTTCCGCCTTTGTGGTCCTGGTAGCCGGTGCCTGGTCTGGGGGCTTTGAGGAAGATCTCCCGCTGCTGCGGAGTGTGCAAGGCGGTGACGAACCGGTTGGTGAAGTGCCCGACCTCGCCCCGCAGATCGTCGTCTGGGGGCCACCCGGCTGGCGCCCGGGCCCGTGGGAGGCGCAACGGCTCAGCGTGTGGAGGTGACATCGTCTGTAGCCGTACGCCTTGTCAGGTCGCCGA from Streptomyces chartreusis NRRL 3882 harbors:
- a CDS encoding Pycsar system effector family protein, with amino-acid sequence MPDIGEDFGSTGLVGRGWLEAKAAEMFTEVQRADTKAAALCGVAGGLLAVDAAAVSALPSAGALLTAVLAGVAVLLGLSLIAALSAIRPVLPRGGRLRVFAREAVDCSRSEEVLSAVAAMSVDGPARAEAERLALFTALAGRKFRTVRRAADLIAAAVTLAGIGLLIAYTPLESIAA
- a CDS encoding Crp/Fnr family transcriptional regulator, which encodes MLLRQGDPGTHVILLASGSTLVTLTGLHGERTLLAVRGAGELLGELAVLDDQPRTASVIAAEDCRVHVIPAVDFLGFVDSHGLLTPLLRHAIARVREAETVRLELATAPVPVRLASALGRLMHAASAGHAEHVVRLTQTELSQMIGASRNAVGTALKPWRERGWLATEAAGGLLIRDLTSIQSHAHAHR
- a CDS encoding tetratricopeptide repeat protein codes for the protein MDVAQLVVSAATPGERTAVTVAPPVAERDQRYPLRGREQLVEKLLHLCAGRSDGRMHVLHGISGSGKTAIALELVYRLSRTGPRRVWWVDARHAATFVAGMRVVARHTGLDEDEVGEAAADALWERLNASTRPWLLIVDNAEDLTVLDGPGRLAAGTGWLRPHACNDGMVVVATRYGVARWWGGAAVLHPVGPLAPDDAAQVLLDHAGNHAGTVQAAKALGRRLGGLPLALSMAGSYLAEVNTMPEALREAGMPLDFATYHQVLNKHGSSLNPARVIAHAWQMSIELLHQMGFAHAGRLLTVLSAFGEAPIPYTLLLRPAKVSAVLPGLADLDGTTLWRTLRELAALGLVDPLDLSATNGGLPCVRLHPLIRDIARAETTTAVTLIEQALRLDEVRLPPEDPKSWSAWAALTPHALDLLQHAGDGLPQLSVPQRTVCADAAELAARYLQTQGLFAQARSGFKRVLDIRCEVLGPDHVETITTRHNLASILHDLGALHDAEPLRLQVWSSLDRICGTEHHDTLIARHELGRLLHDMGRLDGAEDHLRCVYRARLRTGGQQDSNALAARHELARVLHDRGDLEAARQEYHALLTIRLQQFGEDHPSTATTRHNHACVLHDLGLMQQAHDECRRVLDSRTRLYGFCHPKTLATAHLLATVLQALSRSTEALQLLQQVCDSARQLLGADHPQTRRYTHALAAFTRGRSSKEE